From the genome of Paracoccus seriniphilus, one region includes:
- a CDS encoding site-specific integrase: MATIRKRTLPSGLVRWQVDFTDQAGKRRSKLFPRRKDADVYLVKVRSLVANNTYLADSESITVADAAKAWLDHCEMRCKTGRRMERTTLRGYSDYVRLHITDAKVGIGDKLIVQLTRRHVNEFRDRLLLNGRSEHLTRRALSVLKLILDHAIDNGQLFTNAAQGVRVIKSSRIDYKAPVPSKETIRALIEAADEDFKPHLIVSALTGLRASELRGLRWQDVDFEKGFIHVRQRADAYNQMGEPKSRAGYRDIPAGPMVLNALRRWKLRCPKSDLGLVFPAPRGGVLQHTRTQARFRKLQAKVGVKLRWHDLRHFAVSLWIEQGFSIKEVMTFAGHSSIQMTMERYGHLFPSPDHQKSMVLVEQRVLG; the protein is encoded by the coding sequence ATGGCCACGATCCGGAAGCGAACATTGCCCTCGGGCCTGGTGCGCTGGCAGGTGGATTTCACTGACCAGGCCGGAAAACGCCGATCGAAGCTGTTCCCGCGCCGGAAGGATGCCGATGTCTACCTTGTGAAGGTCCGCTCGCTGGTCGCCAACAACACCTATCTGGCCGACAGCGAGAGCATCACCGTGGCCGATGCCGCGAAGGCGTGGCTCGACCATTGCGAGATGCGCTGCAAGACGGGGCGGCGGATGGAGCGCACCACGCTTCGCGGCTACAGCGACTATGTCCGACTGCACATCACGGATGCGAAGGTCGGGATCGGGGACAAGTTGATCGTCCAGCTGACCCGCCGCCATGTGAACGAGTTCCGCGACCGGCTGCTGCTGAACGGCCGGTCCGAACATCTCACGCGCCGCGCGTTGTCGGTCCTCAAGCTCATCCTCGACCATGCCATCGACAACGGCCAGCTCTTCACCAACGCCGCGCAAGGCGTGCGGGTGATCAAGTCGAGCCGAATCGACTACAAGGCGCCGGTGCCCTCGAAGGAGACGATCCGCGCGCTGATCGAGGCTGCCGACGAGGACTTCAAGCCGCATTTGATTGTCTCGGCCCTGACCGGCCTGCGCGCTTCGGAGTTGCGCGGGCTGCGCTGGCAGGACGTGGATTTCGAGAAGGGCTTCATCCACGTGCGCCAGCGCGCCGATGCCTACAACCAGATGGGCGAGCCGAAATCGCGCGCGGGTTATCGCGACATCCCCGCCGGGCCGATGGTACTGAACGCCCTGCGCCGCTGGAAGCTGCGCTGCCCGAAGAGCGACCTTGGGCTGGTGTTCCCGGCACCGCGGGGCGGCGTCCTCCAGCACACCAGGACGCAGGCCCGGTTCCGCAAGCTGCAGGCGAAGGTCGGTGTGAAGCTGCGCTGGCACGACCTGCGTCATTTCGCAGTGTCGCTCTGGATCGAGCAGGGCTTTTCCATCAAGGAGGTGATGACCTTCGCCGGTCATTCCTCGATTCAGATGACCATGGAGCGTTACGGCCACCTGTTCCCGTCGCCCGACCACCAGAAATCGATGGTTCTTGTGGAGCAGCGCGTGCTTGGATAG
- a CDS encoding DUF2218 domain-containing protein has translation MKSTARLLTARASTYLQQLCKHFGHKVPVEFTAHEGHITLPFGTCALRADEAGLTLINICEPENIEKMEKVIGDHLARFAFREEFSLTWQRDG, from the coding sequence ATGAAAAGCACCGCCCGACTTTTGACCGCGCGCGCAAGCACCTATTTGCAGCAGCTGTGCAAGCATTTCGGTCACAAGGTGCCCGTCGAGTTCACGGCCCATGAGGGCCACATCACCCTGCCTTTCGGAACATGCGCCCTGCGCGCGGATGAGGCAGGGCTGACCCTGATAAACATCTGCGAGCCCGAGAACATCGAGAAAATGGAGAAGGTCATCGGGGATCATCTTGCCCGTTTTGCCTTCCGTGAGGAATTTTCACTGACCTGGCAGCGCGACGGCTGA
- a CDS encoding NAD(P)H-binding protein — protein MKIAVTAVSGQLGHAIASNLVASVGGENVVGLARTPGHVKGLDIDLRPGDYDSPDQLHASLAGIDAVLLVSGMEAPDKRIRQHRNVIEAAHANGVRKIVYTSIQGPEEGTAFSPVVQSNRQTEADIRASGMNWAIGRNGIYIEPDVEYIDSYKTVGEVANCAGNAKCGYTTRAELAQAYASLLTRPELDGGTYNLHGTAITQSQLVDYLNKSFDARLTYHEISVADFAAQRSAELGDFLGQIIGGIYEGIRLGAFDNPSDYQAVTGRAHQSWDDYFGSL, from the coding sequence ATGAAAATCGCAGTTACGGCCGTTTCGGGCCAGTTGGGGCATGCCATTGCCAGCAATCTGGTCGCATCCGTCGGGGGTGAGAATGTCGTGGGCCTGGCCCGCACCCCAGGTCATGTGAAGGGGCTGGATATCGATCTGCGCCCGGGCGATTATGACTCCCCCGATCAGCTTCACGCCTCTTTGGCCGGTATCGACGCCGTGTTGCTGGTCTCGGGCATGGAGGCGCCCGACAAGCGTATCCGGCAGCATCGCAATGTGATCGAGGCGGCGCATGCAAATGGTGTTCGCAAGATCGTCTATACCAGCATTCAGGGCCCTGAAGAGGGCACGGCATTCTCACCCGTGGTGCAAAGCAACCGTCAGACCGAAGCAGATATCCGTGCCAGCGGGATGAACTGGGCGATCGGGCGCAATGGCATCTATATCGAACCGGATGTGGAATATATCGACAGCTACAAGACCGTTGGAGAGGTCGCGAACTGCGCCGGAAATGCCAAATGCGGCTATACCACCCGCGCTGAACTGGCGCAGGCCTATGCCAGCCTGCTGACGCGACCGGAACTGGATGGCGGCACCTACAATCTTCATGGCACGGCGATCACCCAGTCGCAATTGGTGGATTACCTGAACAAGAGCTTTGATGCCCGACTGACCTATCACGAGATTTCGGTCGCCGATTTCGCGGCGCAGCGCAGCGCCGAGTTGGGCGATTTCCTTGGGCAGATCATCGGCGGCATCTACGAAGGCATTCGTCTGGGCGCGTTTGACAACCCCAGTGATTATCAGGCGGTGACCGGACGGGCCCATCAAAGCTGGGACGATTATTTCGGCAGCCTGTAA
- a CDS encoding SDR family oxidoreductase, whose product MTKPLIVITGASSGIGAAIAKRFSEAGHPLLLVARRVERLAALNLPNTMCRAVDVTDTASFRAALKEAEAEYGPVDCLVNNAGVMLLGQIETQDPEEWQRMFNVNVLALLNGMQAVLADMKFRGRGTILNISSIAGRKSFPNHAAYVGTKFAVSAMSENVREEVSDSGVRVMTICPGAVDTELLSHTTSQEIKDGYEAWKDAMGGVLVADDIARAAAFMYDQPQNVNIRELVVAATRQPA is encoded by the coding sequence ATGACCAAACCACTTATCGTCATCACCGGTGCAAGTTCGGGCATCGGTGCGGCCATTGCAAAACGCTTCTCCGAGGCAGGCCATCCCTTGTTGCTGGTCGCGCGGCGGGTCGAACGGCTTGCAGCTCTGAATCTGCCCAATACGATGTGCCGGGCGGTTGATGTCACCGATACGGCCAGTTTTCGTGCCGCGCTGAAAGAGGCCGAGGCCGAATATGGTCCGGTCGACTGCCTGGTGAACAATGCCGGGGTGATGTTGCTGGGCCAGATCGAAACCCAGGATCCCGAAGAATGGCAGCGGATGTTCAATGTGAATGTCCTGGCATTGCTGAACGGCATGCAGGCGGTCCTGGCGGACATGAAATTCCGTGGCCGTGGCACGATCCTGAACATCAGCTCGATTGCCGGACGAAAGTCATTTCCCAATCACGCGGCCTATGTGGGTACGAAATTTGCAGTATCCGCCATGAGCGAGAATGTCCGCGAAGAGGTCTCGGACAGCGGAGTTAGGGTCATGACGATCTGTCCGGGGGCCGTGGACACGGAATTGCTGTCCCATACCACCAGTCAGGAGATCAAGGACGGTTACGAGGCCTGGAAGGACGCGATGGGCGGTGTTCTTGTGGCAGATGACATCGCGCGGGCGGCAGCCTTCATGTATGATCAACCGCAGAATGTGAACATTCGCGAGTTGGTCGTCGCAGCGACGCGGCAACCAGCCTGA
- a CDS encoding MerR family transcriptional regulator has product MDQEFTIQQIADAAQLTRYQVEAWISRGHFKPENPVEPGKARKFTYEDAIVLGAVAEFSRLGLSPAVVSMHTAQLQFREERGALFVISTICRQVSTTEADPDIEGEIDITSGSIVPTAEIASIVADPKVRAFAVVNLEQLEHRVKASLGVA; this is encoded by the coding sequence ATGGACCAGGAATTCACGATCCAGCAGATCGCGGACGCGGCGCAATTAACCCGCTATCAGGTCGAGGCATGGATCTCGCGCGGACACTTCAAGCCCGAGAATCCTGTTGAGCCGGGCAAGGCGAGGAAGTTCACCTACGAGGATGCCATCGTTCTCGGCGCGGTTGCCGAGTTCAGCCGCCTTGGGCTCTCGCCTGCGGTCGTCTCGATGCACACGGCGCAGCTGCAGTTCCGCGAAGAGCGTGGAGCGCTGTTCGTGATCAGCACGATCTGCCGGCAGGTCAGCACCACGGAGGCTGACCCGGACATCGAGGGCGAAATCGACATCACCTCGGGTAGCATTGTCCCGACCGCCGAGATCGCCAGCATCGTCGCCGATCCAAAGGTTCGCGCCTTTGCGGTGGTGAACCTCGAGCAACTCGAACACCGCGTGAAGGCGTCCCTCGGCGTCGCCTGA
- a CDS encoding LysR family transcriptional regulator, with protein MNNISWRGIRAFILVAEHGSFTAAAGVSRYSKANLSQLVSDLELSLGVQLLVRTTRRLRLTEVGEGYFRQCKQAMLQLDAASDWARQSTRTLKGDIRMNSVGGLIGEDLVAPLIMEFQEEHPEVSVRLDFSSPRVDLIEQHYDLVVRMGDLPDSSLMVRGLHRIRTRYVASPAFLAKHGPIVRPADLEAVPLIYGSVEQWLLKRGHQRHVVQVNRGLNIASGRVMLRAARSGLGVARLADIYCQADLATGALVEVLPDWSEETQLSLVCPPLRHQLARVRALMSMISDNFGSRYLSALRGF; from the coding sequence ATGAACAATATTTCATGGCGTGGTATCCGCGCCTTCATCCTCGTGGCCGAACATGGCAGTTTCACCGCCGCCGCCGGAGTTTCACGCTATTCCAAGGCCAATCTTTCACAACTGGTCAGTGACCTTGAGCTGTCTCTTGGCGTTCAGCTTCTGGTCCGCACGACACGCCGGCTTCGACTTACCGAGGTCGGCGAAGGATATTTCCGTCAGTGCAAGCAGGCGATGCTGCAACTTGATGCTGCGTCGGATTGGGCGAGGCAATCGACACGCACGCTGAAGGGGGATATCCGGATGAACTCTGTCGGCGGGTTGATCGGTGAAGATCTGGTCGCGCCGCTCATCATGGAATTTCAGGAAGAACATCCCGAGGTGTCGGTTCGGCTGGATTTCTCCAGCCCTCGCGTCGATCTGATCGAACAGCATTACGATCTTGTCGTCCGGATGGGGGATCTGCCTGATTCATCGCTGATGGTGCGAGGACTTCACCGTATTCGCACGCGCTATGTCGCGAGCCCAGCCTTTCTCGCCAAACATGGCCCCATAGTGAGACCGGCGGACCTCGAGGCCGTTCCATTGATTTATGGCAGCGTGGAGCAATGGCTGCTGAAGCGCGGCCACCAGCGCCACGTGGTGCAGGTCAACAGGGGGCTGAACATTGCCAGCGGCCGCGTGATGCTGCGCGCTGCCCGATCGGGGCTTGGCGTCGCGCGTCTGGCAGACATCTATTGCCAGGCCGATCTTGCTACTGGGGCGTTGGTTGAAGTACTGCCTGACTGGTCAGAGGAGACCCAGCTTTCGCTGGTTTGCCCACCACTCCGCCATCAACTTGCGCGTGTTCGGGCATTGATGTCGATGATCAGCGACAATTTCGGCTCCAGATACCTGTCGGCTTTGCGCGGGTTCTGA
- a CDS encoding beta strand repeat-containing protein — MPIFGTNGNDNIPGTSGADLIYGFGGNDRLGGAGGRDTIYGGSGNDTIRSSGQGIYDGGSGNDYVYAGLGSAETLRGGSGTDWLNTASFTGNYNVNMTTGATNFSGESFTQFENLYSGSGNDTLTGTTGANRIYGNNGNDRIDGLAGNDYISGGAGNDNLTGGGGRDTVYGGSGNDTIRSSGTGIYDGGSGNDYVYAGLGSAETLRGGSGTDWLNTASFTGNYNVNMTTGATNFSGESFTQFENLYSGSGNDTLTGTTGANRIYGNNGNDRIDGLAGNDYISGGAGNDNLTGGGGRDTVYGGSGNDTIRSSGTGIYDGGSGNDYVYAGLGSAETLRGGSGTDWLNTASFTGNYNVNMTTGATNFSGESFTQFENLYSGSGNDTLTGTTGANRIYGNNGNDRIDGLAGNDYISGGAGNDNLTGGGGRDTVYGGSGNDTIRSSGTGIYDGGSGNDYVYAGLGSAETLRGGSGTDWLNTASFTGNYNVNMTTGATNFSGESFTQFENLYSGSGNDTLTGTTGANRIYGNNGNDRIDGLAGNDYISGGAGNDNLTGGGGRDTVYGGSGNDTIHSSGNGIYDGGSGNDYVYAGLGSAETLRGGSGTDWLNTTSFNGDYNINLATGATNYTGESFTGFEYLRSGNGDDRLTGTSSANAIYGGGGEDTVFGGAGNDYLYGQNGDDNLYGQSGHDRMYGNSGDDEMSGGRGHDYVHGGTGDDDLEGNRGDDTLAGGQGADTLTGGSGEDTFRFFSTSESPFGSSGNYDRITDFQGAGINPVSATEDKIDLSSIDANTGLAGDQAFTFNGTSNGGAGTIWMQNVGGETWLRVNTDADSAPEMTIRILDGADDANDYWAGDFIL, encoded by the coding sequence ATGCCTATCTTCGGTACAAATGGAAATGACAACATTCCAGGCACCTCGGGTGCCGACCTGATCTATGGCTTTGGCGGCAATGACCGGCTTGGCGGCGCTGGTGGGCGCGACACGATCTATGGCGGTTCCGGCAATGACACCATCCGTTCCAGCGGACAGGGTATCTATGACGGCGGCAGCGGCAATGACTATGTCTATGCCGGGCTGGGATCGGCCGAGACCCTGCGTGGCGGTTCGGGAACCGACTGGCTGAACACCGCCAGCTTCACCGGAAACTACAATGTCAACATGACGACGGGTGCCACGAATTTCTCCGGCGAAAGCTTTACCCAGTTCGAGAACCTCTATTCCGGGTCGGGCAATGATACGCTGACCGGCACAACGGGCGCGAACCGCATATATGGCAACAATGGCAATGACCGCATCGATGGCCTGGCCGGCAACGACTATATCAGCGGCGGCGCCGGAAATGACAATCTGACCGGTGGCGGCGGACGCGATACCGTCTATGGCGGATCCGGAAATGACACCATCCGTTCCAGTGGCACCGGCATCTATGACGGCGGCAGCGGCAATGACTATGTCTATGCCGGGCTGGGATCGGCCGAGACCCTGCGTGGCGGTTCGGGAACCGACTGGCTGAACACCGCCAGCTTCACCGGAAACTACAATGTCAACATGACGACGGGTGCCACGAATTTCTCCGGCGAAAGCTTTACCCAGTTCGAGAACCTCTATTCCGGGTCGGGCAATGATACGCTGACCGGCACAACGGGCGCGAACCGCATATATGGCAACAATGGCAATGACCGCATCGATGGCCTGGCCGGCAACGACTATATCAGCGGCGGCGCCGGAAATGACAATCTGACCGGTGGCGGCGGACGCGATACCGTCTATGGCGGATCCGGAAATGACACCATCCGTTCCAGTGGCACCGGCATCTATGACGGCGGCAGCGGCAATGACTATGTCTATGCCGGGCTGGGATCGGCCGAGACCCTGCGTGGCGGTTCGGGAACCGACTGGCTGAACACCGCCAGCTTCACCGGAAACTACAATGTCAACATGACGACGGGTGCCACGAATTTCTCCGGCGAAAGCTTTACCCAGTTCGAGAACCTCTATTCCGGGTCGGGCAATGATACGCTGACCGGCACAACGGGCGCGAACCGCATATATGGCAACAATGGCAATGACCGCATCGATGGCCTGGCCGGCAACGACTATATCAGCGGCGGCGCCGGAAATGACAATCTGACCGGTGGCGGCGGACGCGATACCGTCTATGGCGGATCCGGAAATGACACCATCCGTTCCAGTGGCACCGGCATCTATGACGGCGGCAGCGGCAATGACTATGTCTATGCCGGGCTGGGATCGGCCGAGACCCTGCGCGGCGGTTCGGGAACCGACTGGCTGAACACCGCCAGCTTCACCGGAAACTACAATGTCAACATGACGACGGGTGCCACGAATTTCTCCGGCGAAAGCTTTACCCAGTTCGAGAACCTCTATTCCGGGTCGGGCAATGATACGCTGACCGGCACAACGGGCGCGAACCGCATATATGGCAACAATGGCAATGACCGCATCGATGGCCTGGCCGGCAACGACTATATCAGCGGCGGCGCCGGAAATGACAATCTGACCGGTGGCGGCGGACGCGATACCGTCTATGGCGGATCCGGAAATGACACCATCCATTCCAGTGGCAACGGCATCTATGACGGCGGCAGCGGCAATGACTATGTCTATGCCGGGCTGGGATCGGCCGAGACCCTGCGCGGCGGTTCGGGAACCGACTGGCTGAACACCACGTCGTTCAATGGAGACTACAATATCAATCTGGCGACCGGGGCCACGAACTATACCGGCGAAAGCTTTACCGGCTTTGAATACCTTCGCTCGGGCAATGGTGACGACCGTCTGACGGGCACGTCGTCGGCCAACGCGATCTATGGTGGCGGCGGTGAGGATACCGTCTTTGGCGGCGCCGGGAACGATTATCTCTATGGCCAGAATGGTGATGACAACCTCTACGGCCAGTCGGGCCATGACCGGATGTATGGCAATTCGGGCGACGACGAGATGTCCGGCGGTCGTGGGCATGACTATGTCCATGGCGGCACTGGCGATGACGATCTGGAAGGCAACCGGGGCGATGACACGCTGGCAGGCGGTCAGGGCGCGGATACGCTGACCGGCGGTAGCGGCGAGGACACGTTCCGCTTCTTCAGCACCTCGGAATCGCCCTTTGGCAGCTCCGGCAACTATGACCGGATCACCGATTTCCAAGGTGCGGGGATCAATCCTGTTTCGGCGACCGAAGACAAGATCGACCTGTCCTCGATCGATGCCAATACGGGATTGGCAGGTGATCAGGCCTTCACCTTCAATGGAACCTCCAATGGCGGTGCTGGCACGATCTGGATGCAGAATGTCGGTGGAGAAACCTGGCTGCGGGTCAACACCGATGCCGACAGCGCACCCGAGATGACGATCCGCATTCTGGACGGCGCGGATGACGCCAATGACTACTGGGCCGGAGATTTCATTCTCTGA
- the carB gene encoding carbamoyl-phosphate synthase large subunit: protein MPKRTDIKSILIIGAGPIVIGQACEFDYSGAQACKALREEGYRVILVNSNPATIMTDPEMADATYIEPITPEVVEKIIAKERPDALLPTMGGQTGLNTALALADSGALNRYGVELIGAQRMAIEMAEDRKLFREAMDRIGLENPRATIVAAPKLANGKYDISAGVAQAMEALEEIGLPAIIRPAYTLGGTGGGVAYNRDDYERIVRSGLDASPMAQVLIDESLLGWKEYEMEVVRDRADNAIIVCSIENVDPMGVHTGDSITVAPALTLTDREYQIMRNGSIAVLREIGVETGGSNVQWAINPADGRMVVIEMNPRVSRSSALASKATGFPIAKIAAKLAVGYTLDELDNDITKVTPASFEPSIDYVVTKIPRFAFEKFPGSKPELTTAMKSVGEVMAIGRSFHESLQKALTSMENGLSGLDEIAIEGMAEQGKPAVIAALSQQTPDRLRVIAEAMRFGMSNDEIQRVTSFDPWFLARIREIVETENGVRENGLPENADDLRALKMMGFTDLRLAHLTGREEADIRRARLAADIRPVFKRIDTCAAEFEAQTPYMYSTYEAPAMGDVECEARPTDAKKVVILGGGPNRIGQGIEFDYCCCHACFALTKAGYETIMVNCNPETVSTDYDTSDRLYFEPLTLEHVLEILRTERDNGTLHGVIVQFGGQTPLKLANDLEAEGIPILGTTPDAIDLAEDRERFQDLLNRLELKQPINGIAHSAAEAVAIAERIGFPLVIRPSYVLGGRAMEIVRDMDHLNRYITQAVVVSGKNPVLLDSYLTGAIEVDVDALCDGENVHVAGIMEHIEEAGVHSGDSACSLPPHTLDSDTIAELKRQTELMARGLRVVGLMNVQFALKDGEIFVLEVNPRASRTVPFVAKATDSAIASIAARLMAGEPMSNFPARAAYPEGVGPEDDLPFADPMTLADPITPWFSVKEAVLPFARFPGVDTLLGPEMRSTGEVMGWDRNFPRAFLKAQLGAGTVLPHEGRIFLSVKDADKTDALAQAARDLTQMGFELIATSGTADFLAAQGVEASRVNKVYEGRPNIVDRLKNQDIAMVLNTTEGAQAIADSREIRAVALYGKIPYFTTAAGSIAAVAAIKSREEGEVGVRSLQA, encoded by the coding sequence ATGCCCAAACGTACCGATATCAAATCTATCCTGATCATCGGGGCAGGGCCCATTGTGATCGGACAGGCCTGCGAGTTCGACTATTCGGGCGCCCAGGCCTGCAAGGCGCTGCGTGAAGAGGGATACCGGGTCATTCTGGTCAACTCGAACCCGGCGACGATCATGACCGATCCCGAGATGGCCGATGCCACCTATATCGAGCCGATCACCCCGGAAGTCGTCGAAAAGATCATCGCCAAGGAACGCCCCGACGCGCTGTTGCCGACCATGGGTGGGCAGACCGGCCTGAACACCGCGCTGGCGCTGGCTGATTCCGGCGCGCTCAACCGCTATGGCGTCGAACTGATCGGCGCGCAGCGGATGGCCATTGAAATGGCCGAAGACCGCAAGCTGTTCCGTGAGGCGATGGACCGCATCGGGCTGGAAAATCCGCGCGCCACGATCGTTGCCGCACCGAAGCTGGCCAACGGCAAATACGACATCTCGGCCGGTGTGGCACAGGCGATGGAAGCCCTGGAAGAAATCGGGCTGCCGGCGATTATCCGTCCGGCCTATACCCTTGGCGGAACCGGCGGCGGTGTTGCCTATAACCGGGACGATTACGAACGGATCGTTCGCTCGGGGCTGGATGCCTCGCCCATGGCACAGGTGCTGATCGACGAAAGCCTGCTGGGCTGGAAGGAATACGAAATGGAGGTCGTGCGTGATCGCGCCGACAATGCCATTATCGTCTGCTCGATCGAGAACGTGGACCCGATGGGGGTTCACACCGGCGACTCGATCACCGTGGCGCCGGCACTGACCCTGACGGACCGCGAATACCAGATCATGCGCAACGGCTCGATCGCAGTCCTGCGCGAAATCGGTGTCGAGACCGGCGGATCGAACGTGCAATGGGCGATCAACCCCGCCGATGGCCGCATGGTCGTGATCGAGATGAACCCGCGGGTCAGCCGCTCTTCCGCGCTGGCCTCCAAGGCCACCGGCTTCCCGATTGCCAAGATCGCCGCCAAGCTGGCGGTTGGCTATACTCTGGACGAGCTGGACAATGACATCACCAAGGTGACTCCGGCAAGCTTCGAACCTTCGATCGATTATGTCGTCACCAAGATCCCGCGCTTTGCCTTTGAAAAATTCCCGGGCAGCAAGCCCGAACTGACCACCGCGATGAAATCGGTGGGTGAGGTTATGGCCATCGGCCGCAGCTTCCATGAATCGCTGCAGAAGGCCCTCACCTCGATGGAGAACGGCCTGTCCGGTCTGGACGAGATCGCCATCGAAGGCATGGCCGAACAGGGCAAGCCCGCCGTCATCGCCGCGCTGTCCCAGCAGACGCCGGACCGTCTGCGCGTCATTGCCGAGGCCATGCGCTTTGGCATGAGCAATGACGAAATCCAGCGAGTCACCAGCTTTGACCCGTGGTTCCTTGCCCGCATTCGCGAGATCGTCGAAACGGAAAACGGCGTTCGTGAAAACGGGTTGCCCGAGAATGCAGATGACCTGCGCGCGCTGAAGATGATGGGCTTCACCGATCTGCGGCTGGCACATCTGACCGGGCGCGAAGAGGCCGACATCCGCCGTGCCCGTCTGGCCGCCGACATCCGCCCGGTCTTCAAGCGTATCGATACCTGCGCCGCCGAGTTCGAGGCCCAGACCCCCTACATGTATTCCACCTATGAAGCCCCGGCGATGGGCGATGTGGAATGTGAAGCGCGTCCGACGGATGCGAAGAAGGTCGTCATCCTTGGCGGCGGCCCCAACCGGATCGGCCAGGGGATCGAGTTTGACTATTGCTGCTGCCATGCCTGTTTCGCGCTGACCAAGGCCGGCTATGAAACCATCATGGTCAACTGCAACCCGGAAACCGTATCGACCGATTATGACACTTCGGACCGGTTGTATTTCGAACCGCTGACCCTTGAGCATGTTCTGGAAATCCTTCGGACCGAGCGGGACAATGGCACGCTTCATGGCGTCATCGTTCAGTTCGGCGGGCAGACTCCGCTGAAGCTGGCCAATGATCTTGAGGCCGAGGGTATTCCGATCCTGGGCACCACGCCTGACGCCATCGATCTGGCCGAGGACCGTGAAAGGTTCCAGGATCTGCTGAACCGGCTGGAGCTGAAACAGCCGATCAACGGTATCGCACATAGCGCTGCCGAAGCTGTTGCGATTGCTGAACGGATCGGCTTTCCGCTGGTCATCCGCCCCTCCTATGTGCTGGGCGGGCGAGCCATGGAAATCGTGCGCGATATGGACCATCTGAACCGCTATATCACCCAGGCGGTTGTCGTGTCGGGCAAGAACCCGGTGTTGCTGGACAGCTATCTGACCGGCGCCATCGAGGTGGATGTGGATGCACTTTGCGATGGCGAGAATGTCCATGTCGCAGGGATCATGGAGCATATCGAGGAAGCCGGCGTCCATTCGGGCGACAGTGCCTGCTCTCTGCCGCCCCATACGCTGGATTCCGACACGATTGCCGAACTCAAGCGTCAGACCGAACTGATGGCGCGCGGTCTGCGCGTCGTCGGCTTGATGAACGTGCAGTTCGCGCTGAAGGATGGCGAGATCTTCGTGCTCGAGGTGAACCCGCGGGCGTCGCGCACGGTGCCCTTTGTTGCCAAGGCCACCGACAGCGCCATTGCGTCGATTGCCGCGCGCCTGATGGCGGGAGAGCCGATGTCGAACTTCCCGGCGCGGGCGGCCTACCCCGAAGGCGTCGGCCCCGAGGACGATCTGCCCTTCGCCGATCCGATGACTCTGGCCGATCCGATCACGCCCTGGTTCTCGGTCAAGGAGGCCGTGCTGCCCTTTGCGCGTTTCCCTGGCGTGGACACCCTGCTTGGGCCGGAAATGCGCTCGACCGGCGAAGTCATGGGCTGGGATCGCAACTTCCCGCGCGCCTTCCTGAAGGCACAGCTGGGGGCCGGAACGGTTCTGCCGCATGAAGGGCGGATCTTCCTGTCGGTCAAGGATGCCGACAAGACCGATGCGCTGGCCCAGGCGGCTCGTGATCTGACTCAGATGGGCTTTGAGCTGATCGCAACCTCGGGCACGGCGGATTTCCTTGCCGCGCAGGGCGTCGAGGCCAGCCGTGTGAACAAGGTCTACGAGGGGCGCCCGAATATCGTTGACCGGTTGAAGAATCAGGATATCGCCATGGTGCTGAACACGACCGAGGGCGCGCAGGCGATTGCCGATTCCCGTGAAATCCGTGCCGTCGCGCTCTATGGCAAGATCCCCTATTTCACCACGGCGGCGGGCAGCATTGCGGCGGTTGCCGCGATCAAGTCGCGCGAAGAAGGCGAAGTCGGGGTGCGCTCGCTTCAGGCCTGA